The Burkholderiales bacterium genome window below encodes:
- a CDS encoding alpha/beta fold hydrolase, producing MTQPTPFQIRVDDSVLDDLRQRLARCRFPDEIPDNRWRYGPDLTYMKSLVEYWRSGYDWRAHEGALNRFRQYKVRIAGIDLHFIHEEGKGPAPAPLLISHGWPGSVYEFHRILPLLTDPAGHGADARDAFTVVAPSLPGYTFSFAPGQKRFAIEEIAEVFNELMTRVLGYSRYAAQGGDWGAFVTSRLGYAHPESLYGIHLNLLAVRREPKLLENPSAEEKRFLEELNHFLKEETGYQWIQGTKPQTLAYALTDSPLGLAAWLVEKFYTWTDCGGDLDRYFGRDVILTCIMLYWVTGAIGSSFWPYYARMHGPWPIPEGKTVDVPMGYLELPKEILHPPRSVAQRMYSDIRRWTRAEKGGHFAALEQPQLLAQEIRAFFRDLRP from the coding sequence ATGACTCAGCCGACCCCCTTCCAGATTCGCGTCGACGACTCGGTTCTCGACGATCTCAGGCAACGTCTCGCGCGTTGCCGCTTCCCCGACGAAATTCCCGACAACCGCTGGCGCTACGGACCGGATCTCACGTACATGAAGTCGCTGGTCGAGTACTGGCGCAGCGGCTACGACTGGCGAGCGCACGAAGGAGCGCTCAACCGGTTCCGCCAGTACAAGGTGAGGATCGCCGGCATCGATCTTCATTTCATCCACGAAGAAGGCAAGGGCCCGGCCCCCGCGCCTTTGCTGATTTCCCACGGCTGGCCGGGCTCGGTGTACGAGTTTCACCGGATTCTGCCGTTGCTGACCGATCCCGCCGGGCACGGCGCGGACGCACGCGACGCCTTCACGGTGGTCGCGCCTTCTCTGCCGGGTTACACGTTCTCTTTCGCGCCGGGGCAGAAGCGCTTCGCGATCGAGGAAATCGCGGAGGTCTTCAACGAGCTCATGACCAGGGTACTCGGTTATTCGCGCTATGCGGCGCAAGGCGGCGACTGGGGCGCTTTCGTCACTTCGCGACTCGGTTACGCGCACCCGGAATCGCTGTACGGCATTCATCTCAACCTGCTCGCCGTGAGGCGCGAGCCGAAGCTGCTGGAGAATCCGAGCGCCGAGGAGAAAAGGTTTCTCGAAGAACTGAATCATTTCCTGAAGGAGGAGACCGGCTACCAGTGGATTCAGGGCACCAAGCCGCAGACGCTCGCCTACGCGCTCACCGACTCTCCACTGGGCCTCGCGGCGTGGCTGGTCGAAAAGTTCTACACGTGGACCGATTGCGGCGGTGATCTGGATCGGTATTTCGGCCGCGACGTCATCCTGACCTGCATCATGCTGTACTGGGTGACGGGCGCGATCGGCTCCTCCTTCTGGCCGTACTACGCGCGCATGCACGGGCCGTGGCCGATTCCAGAGGGCAAGACGGTCGATGTACCCATGGGCTACCTCGAGCTTCCGAAGGAAATCCTGCACCCGCCGCGCTCGGTGGCGCAGCGCATGTACAGCGATATCCGCCGTTGGACCCGGGCGGAAAAAGGCGGTCACTTCGCGGCGCTGGAGCAGCCGCAACTGCTGGCTCAGGAGATCCGCGCCTTCTTCCGCGATCTGAGACCCTGA
- a CDS encoding BTAD domain-containing putative transcriptional regulator — translation MIAKLTRPQLGNPIRREKLFGAMDAARLRGASLFITAPPGAGKTTLVASWLQSRNIRGIWYQADRADRDPATFFYYLGQAASGLSRRGGMDLPVLTPGHLHDVEAFARRFFRDFFSRMDCGSALVIDNCHDLTGEQKTRLLIAQAVEEAPSAVTVVAISREGLPEGCARWVANEKMVLLDWQQLKLTLEEAREIANLRNKTSAIDVEGLYLRSLGWAAGFTLLLEGVRSSRTGKSGELPDTPDILFEYFTAEVFQRANPATQRLLLLTAHLPWVDVEVAREISGNPQAGAALAELHRRNLFTDRLSRSRPGYQYHPLFRQFLLGKAKSALEPGLRRTLSIETARLLERRKEWEAAVPLFLEVGAWQEAGELIVAGARSLLSQGRWQTLVEWIGRIPGERLDACPWLRYWLGVSRAAIDAAAGRTELERAFNLFRDRRDRHGEMLCAAEILRAFFLEFRSFQRVDQWIDVLIALVAGSRTFPDEECELRILSALLSALVSRRPDHPSIHRYAERANELLDRITEPNLIVSAGIGLCFYTTLCARISLAEATAAAVHPHLGSADLSPVLHVFWLGSYGYLRYVAGDSAEAIRLFEEAEHTSESTGLAPRIAHIRAWHAYCVRRTGDVRGAEALASQLERSANDVGSLANTLWLRALNERSRGHIGHAVELGAKALGMEANDCILHGSQQLQLAEMMIEAQRLEDSERWLERGQQLIRGTFSEKAWSAVFLFIESLIALKRAELDLCRTRLAQALAEIRCSERLVFIRWFAYTLSELLPMALKFNIETETACRIINELRIAPKDRQQERWPWAIRIRMLGQFEITVLGQPICYSRKIPRKPLALLGLIIALGGRNVPEETLLDALWPESEGDVGYRLLKVTLHRLRTLLDVRDVIVQKGGLLSLDFTQCWVDTLAFQELASKTEPEALDAALALYKGPLSIPESDAPWAYQFGTRLKALFARTVLARASTLEAQNRPEIALLLYQRGLEANDTIEALHEGVVRCYRRLNQQHTGAEPNGRLMQPPSIRPGR, via the coding sequence GTGATCGCCAAGCTGACACGACCGCAGCTTGGGAACCCGATAAGGCGCGAAAAGCTCTTTGGGGCCATGGACGCTGCGCGCCTGCGTGGGGCCTCGCTCTTTATCACCGCTCCGCCCGGCGCCGGCAAGACCACGTTGGTGGCCTCCTGGCTCCAGTCGCGGAACATTCGCGGCATCTGGTATCAAGCCGATCGGGCCGATCGCGATCCCGCCACGTTCTTTTACTACCTCGGACAGGCCGCGAGCGGCCTTTCACGCAGGGGTGGAATGGATCTTCCGGTTCTCACGCCAGGCCACCTCCATGACGTTGAGGCGTTTGCTCGGCGATTCTTCCGCGACTTTTTCTCCAGAATGGATTGCGGCTCGGCCCTGGTCATCGACAACTGCCACGACCTGACCGGGGAGCAGAAGACCCGACTCTTGATTGCACAGGCTGTGGAGGAAGCCCCTTCCGCGGTCACCGTTGTGGCCATTAGCCGAGAGGGTCTTCCGGAGGGCTGCGCTCGGTGGGTGGCGAACGAGAAGATGGTGCTGCTTGACTGGCAACAGCTCAAGCTGACTCTCGAAGAAGCGCGCGAGATCGCGAACCTGCGAAACAAGACGAGCGCGATAGATGTCGAAGGCCTCTATCTGCGAAGCCTGGGTTGGGCTGCGGGCTTCACACTGCTGCTCGAAGGAGTCCGCTCTTCCAGAACCGGAAAGTCCGGTGAGCTGCCAGATACGCCCGACATCCTTTTCGAATACTTCACGGCCGAAGTGTTTCAAAGGGCCAATCCGGCCACTCAGCGGCTCTTGCTGCTGACAGCGCACCTCCCCTGGGTGGATGTGGAAGTCGCACGTGAGATCTCCGGCAATCCGCAGGCGGGGGCAGCGCTCGCCGAGCTGCATCGCCGCAACCTCTTCACCGATCGACTCTCCCGTTCCCGGCCGGGGTACCAGTATCACCCGCTTTTCCGACAGTTCCTGCTAGGGAAGGCCAAATCCGCACTTGAGCCCGGCTTGCGCCGGACGTTGAGCATCGAGACTGCTCGACTCCTGGAAAGGCGTAAGGAGTGGGAGGCTGCAGTCCCGCTCTTCCTCGAGGTCGGAGCGTGGCAAGAAGCTGGTGAACTCATCGTGGCAGGCGCCCGTTCGCTGCTGTCGCAGGGACGATGGCAAACCCTGGTCGAATGGATCGGCCGGATCCCGGGGGAGCGACTCGATGCCTGTCCTTGGCTGCGCTATTGGCTGGGCGTGTCACGCGCCGCGATAGATGCCGCGGCTGGCAGAACGGAGCTGGAGCGCGCCTTCAACCTCTTCCGTGATCGCCGTGACCGGCATGGCGAGATGCTGTGCGCAGCGGAGATTCTGAGAGCCTTCTTTCTGGAGTTCCGATCTTTCCAGCGCGTCGACCAATGGATCGACGTGCTCATCGCTCTCGTCGCGGGCAGCCGTACCTTTCCGGACGAAGAGTGCGAGTTGCGCATCCTCTCCGCCTTGCTGAGCGCCCTGGTGTCGCGAAGACCCGATCATCCCTCGATCCATCGATACGCAGAACGCGCAAACGAACTCCTGGATCGGATAACCGAACCCAATCTCATCGTGAGCGCCGGGATCGGCCTGTGCTTTTACACAACCCTGTGCGCACGCATCAGCCTGGCCGAAGCCACGGCAGCGGCGGTCCATCCGCACCTCGGGTCCGCTGACCTGTCCCCCGTGCTTCATGTCTTCTGGCTTGGCAGTTACGGATATCTGCGCTATGTGGCGGGCGACAGCGCTGAGGCGATTCGACTCTTCGAAGAAGCGGAGCACACGAGCGAATCGACGGGACTCGCACCTCGGATCGCGCATATTCGTGCCTGGCATGCGTACTGCGTCAGAAGAACCGGGGACGTACGTGGCGCCGAAGCATTGGCAAGCCAGCTCGAGCGCTCCGCAAACGACGTCGGTTCGCTCGCCAATACGCTTTGGTTGCGCGCGCTGAACGAGCGATCTCGGGGACACATCGGACATGCCGTAGAGCTGGGCGCGAAAGCGCTGGGCATGGAGGCGAACGACTGCATTCTGCACGGTTCACAGCAACTGCAACTCGCGGAAATGATGATCGAGGCGCAACGCCTCGAAGACAGCGAGCGCTGGCTGGAACGCGGCCAGCAGTTGATACGGGGCACCTTCAGCGAGAAGGCATGGAGTGCCGTCTTCTTATTCATCGAGTCCCTGATCGCGCTCAAACGCGCTGAGCTGGATCTTTGCCGCACTCGTCTTGCCCAGGCACTTGCCGAGATCCGCTGCTCGGAACGTCTCGTGTTCATACGATGGTTCGCTTACACGCTCTCCGAACTCTTGCCGATGGCACTGAAGTTCAACATCGAGACGGAAACGGCTTGCCGGATCATCAATGAACTCAGAATCGCTCCCAAGGATCGGCAACAGGAAAGGTGGCCATGGGCGATCAGAATACGGATGCTCGGACAGTTTGAGATCACGGTGCTGGGCCAGCCGATCTGCTACTCGCGCAAGATTCCGCGCAAACCACTCGCGTTGCTGGGACTGATCATTGCCCTTGGCGGCCGGAACGTGCCCGAGGAAACCCTGCTCGATGCGCTGTGGCCAGAATCAGAAGGCGATGTCGGGTACCGGCTGCTAAAGGTTACCCTGCACCGTTTGCGCACCCTGCTCGACGTTCGAGACGTTATCGTCCAGAAGGGTGGCTTGCTGTCGCTTGACTTCACGCAATGCTGGGTCGACACGCTTGCGTTTCAGGAACTTGCCAGCAAGACGGAGCCCGAAGCGCTGGATGCCGCCCTGGCTCTTTACAAGGGCCCGCTGTCTATTCCCGAAAGCGACGCACCATGGGCTTATCAGTTTGGCACTCGGCTGAAAGCGCTCTTCGCCAGAACGGTCCTTGCCCGCGCCAGCACACTCGAAGCGCAGAACAGGCCCGAGATCGCGCTGCTGTTGTACCAGCGGGGTCTCGAAGCCAATGACACCATCGAAGCGTTGCATGAAGGTGTCGTGCGCTGCTATCGGCGCCTGAATCAGCAGCACACGGGCGCCGAGCCGAATGGGCGGCTCATGCAACCGCCATCCATCCGGCCTGGCCGATAA
- a CDS encoding branched-chain amino acid ABC transporter substrate-binding protein, with product MVALARLWVAILGAVVSTAAFAADTIKIGFIDPLSGPFANIGQSSLKHYQAAVERVNRHGGALGVKLEIVAFDNKSSPQEALLNLQAAIDQGIRFVTQASGSNVAHALIDAISKHNERNPSRAVVYLNHGAVDPALTNEKCSFWHFRFDASGTMKLDVLTSAIARDESIATVYLLNQDYAWGHSVSREVKEMLARKRPDVRIVGDDLHPLGKVKDFAPYVSKIIDSGADVVVTGNWGNDLALLIRAAKGAGLKAQFYTLYASLQGTPGAMGEAGADRVKTVVTWHPNIERNELEAFANAFKEKYKEDWGWLPSYVALHMLVTAMETARTTDPLKVARALEGLSYLSPTGPALMRKEDHQLLQPLYLATFTKAGAPGVKYDSEGTGFGWKTDARIEPDQTALPTTCRMQRPDKP from the coding sequence ATCGTGGCATTGGCCCGGTTGTGGGTCGCCATACTGGGCGCCGTAGTGAGCACGGCAGCTTTTGCGGCCGACACGATCAAGATCGGCTTCATCGACCCGCTGTCCGGGCCGTTCGCCAATATCGGCCAGTCGAGTCTGAAGCACTACCAGGCGGCGGTGGAGCGTGTGAACCGCCACGGCGGTGCGCTGGGCGTGAAGCTGGAGATCGTCGCCTTCGACAACAAGTCCAGTCCGCAGGAAGCGCTCCTCAATCTGCAGGCGGCGATCGACCAGGGCATCCGCTTCGTCACCCAGGCCAGCGGCTCGAACGTGGCCCATGCCTTGATCGACGCGATCAGCAAGCACAACGAGCGCAATCCCAGCCGTGCGGTCGTCTACCTCAATCATGGCGCGGTCGATCCGGCGCTCACCAACGAGAAGTGCAGCTTCTGGCACTTCCGCTTCGACGCCAGCGGCACCATGAAACTGGACGTGCTGACCAGCGCAATCGCCCGGGACGAGTCGATCGCGACCGTCTACCTGCTCAACCAGGACTACGCGTGGGGCCATAGCGTGAGCCGCGAGGTCAAGGAGATGCTCGCGCGCAAGCGTCCCGACGTCCGAATCGTTGGCGACGACCTGCACCCGCTGGGCAAGGTGAAGGATTTCGCCCCCTATGTCTCCAAGATCATCGATTCCGGCGCCGACGTGGTGGTAACCGGAAACTGGGGCAACGATCTCGCGTTGCTCATCCGTGCCGCGAAAGGCGCCGGGCTCAAGGCGCAGTTCTACACGCTCTACGCCTCGCTGCAAGGGACACCGGGCGCCATGGGCGAAGCGGGCGCGGACCGCGTGAAGACTGTCGTAACCTGGCATCCGAACATCGAGCGCAACGAGCTGGAAGCCTTCGCCAACGCGTTCAAGGAGAAGTACAAGGAAGACTGGGGCTGGCTGCCGAGCTACGTTGCGCTCCACATGCTGGTCACGGCGATGGAAACGGCGCGCACCACCGATCCGCTGAAGGTAGCGCGGGCGCTGGAGGGTCTGTCGTATCTCAGCCCTACGGGCCCGGCGCTCATGCGCAAGGAGGACCACCAGCTCCTCCAGCCGCTGTACCTCGCCACCTTCACCAAGGCGGGGGCGCCCGGCGTGAAATACGACTCGGAAGGCACCGGGTTCGGCTGGAAGACCGACGCCCGCATCGAGCCCGACCAGACCGCGCTGCCCACTACCTGCCGGATGCAACGCCCGGACAAGCCGTAG